In Paenibacillus guangzhouensis, a single window of DNA contains:
- the plsY gene encoding glycerol-3-phosphate 1-O-acyltransferase PlsY — translation MVLAIISIILSYLIGAVSFSVVIAKWLKGIDIRQHGSGNAGATNTLRVLGKGPGICVLLLDMGKGILAVWLGKWMGDVSPWIPVLCGIAAIVGHNWPIYFRFKGGKGIATTIGVMATLAFLPSLIAGITAIIVIAVTRYVSLGSLILSAALPILLIVMNRPHEVLWASLLLCIFAFVRHRTNIVKIVQGKENKLGAKKGERRVV, via the coding sequence GTGGTTCTAGCGATTATCTCAATCATTCTAAGTTATCTCATCGGTGCGGTCAGCTTCAGTGTCGTTATCGCCAAATGGTTAAAAGGCATTGATATTCGCCAGCATGGCAGCGGCAACGCAGGTGCAACGAACACCTTACGGGTCCTCGGCAAGGGTCCGGGAATCTGTGTATTATTGCTGGATATGGGCAAAGGAATTCTAGCCGTATGGCTAGGCAAGTGGATGGGCGATGTCTCCCCTTGGATTCCTGTGTTATGCGGGATTGCGGCGATTGTGGGCCATAACTGGCCTATTTATTTCCGGTTCAAAGGTGGAAAGGGGATTGCAACGACGATTGGTGTCATGGCGACTCTTGCTTTCTTACCTTCCTTGATCGCAGGCATTACGGCGATCATCGTCATTGCCGTGACAAGATATGTATCCCTTGGGTCGTTAATCCTCTCCGCGGCATTGCCTATATTGCTTATTGTGATGAATCGGCCGCATGAAGTCTTGTGGGCGAGCTTGCTCTTATGTATTTTCGCATTTGTCAGACACCGTACGAATATCGTGAAGATTGTTCAGGGGAAAGAGAACAAGCTGGGTGCG
- the der gene encoding ribosome biogenesis GTPase Der gives MSRPVVAIVGRPNVGKSTIFNRIIGDRLAIVEDKPGITRDRIYGTAEWNGVPFSVIDTGGIEIDGEDVILKSIRVQAELAIEEADVIVFMCEAKSGLTNADEEVAQLLFRSGKPIVLAVNKVDNLSRMDEIYEFYSLGLGDPIALSGSHGTGIGDLLDAVVELLPEKEEEVYDEDVIRVALIGRPNVGKSSLVNAILGEERVIVSDIAGTTRDAIDTPFERDGQKYVLIDTAGMRKRGKVYESTEKYSVMRAIKAIERADVVLVVINGEEGIIDQDKHIAGYAHDAGKASIFVVNKWDVVEKDDKTMQQFTQKIRDHFLFMTYSPVVYLSAKTKQRLHKLLPVVQHVSEQHAQRIQTHILNDIVSDAIAINPPPTDKGRRMRINYVTQVAVKPPTIVVFVNDPELMHFSYERYLENKIRAAFTFEGTPIRIFTRRKTDQE, from the coding sequence ATGTCTAGACCCGTAGTTGCCATCGTTGGGCGTCCTAACGTAGGAAAATCGACGATTTTCAACCGGATTATCGGGGATCGTCTAGCGATCGTGGAAGACAAGCCTGGGATTACGCGTGACCGTATTTACGGGACTGCTGAATGGAACGGTGTACCATTCAGCGTCATTGATACAGGCGGTATTGAGATTGATGGCGAAGATGTGATTTTGAAGTCGATTCGAGTCCAAGCTGAGCTTGCAATCGAAGAGGCGGATGTGATTGTGTTTATGTGTGAAGCGAAGAGCGGGCTAACGAATGCCGATGAGGAAGTAGCGCAGCTCTTGTTCCGTTCAGGCAAACCAATCGTCTTGGCAGTGAATAAAGTTGACAACTTGAGCCGGATGGATGAAATTTATGAATTCTACAGCCTGGGCTTAGGTGATCCGATTGCCTTATCAGGCTCACACGGAACAGGGATTGGCGATTTACTCGATGCGGTTGTAGAGCTTCTCCCGGAGAAAGAAGAAGAAGTCTATGACGAGGATGTCATTCGTGTTGCATTAATTGGCCGTCCAAATGTCGGCAAATCATCGCTTGTGAATGCGATTCTAGGTGAAGAGCGTGTCATCGTAAGTGATATTGCCGGGACTACACGAGATGCAATCGATACCCCATTTGAACGCGATGGACAGAAATATGTTCTGATCGATACAGCTGGTATGCGCAAACGGGGTAAAGTCTATGAATCGACAGAGAAATATAGCGTCATGCGTGCGATTAAAGCGATCGAGCGCGCGGATGTTGTCCTCGTCGTCATCAATGGCGAAGAAGGAATTATTGATCAAGACAAACATATCGCGGGGTATGCGCATGATGCAGGGAAAGCATCGATCTTTGTCGTAAATAAGTGGGATGTTGTCGAGAAGGACGATAAGACCATGCAACAATTTACGCAAAAAATTCGGGATCACTTCCTATTCATGACGTACAGTCCGGTTGTTTATTTGTCTGCGAAGACAAAGCAGCGTCTACACAAGCTTCTGCCTGTTGTACAGCATGTATCTGAGCAGCATGCGCAGCGTATCCAGACACATATTCTTAATGATATCGTCTCTGATGCGATTGCGATTAATCCTCCACCGACAGATAAAGGTCGTCGCATGCGGATTAACTACGTGACACAAGTTGCCGTGAAACCGCCGACGATTGTCGTCTTCGTTAATGATCCGGAGCTGATGCACTTCTCATATGAACGGTACCTTGAGAATAAGATACGGGCTGCGTTTACGTTCGAAGGCACACCGATTCGTATCTTTACTCGACGGAAGACCGATCAAGAATAG
- a CDS encoding YphA family membrane protein → MLFMILFPISVLFTVPIYATTTLNMGVLVLLVTAVYCFDKLEPWYRKIYVLIVTLLIGIVYALFGHFVMMDPIFIWVSSRWDPVIVSTACVLLAVQSIEEQLIIITVGFLLGDALLQGMTGGLGIILGSAAWYDGWWISILTARLTAWCFESVMQLGKNTAGFFYERFKSWKK, encoded by the coding sequence ATGTTGTTTATGATTCTTTTTCCGATATCCGTCTTATTTACAGTTCCGATTTATGCGACGACGACTCTGAATATGGGTGTACTCGTTCTGCTTGTCACAGCGGTTTATTGCTTTGATAAGCTGGAACCGTGGTATCGTAAAATCTACGTTTTGATCGTTACGCTGCTCATTGGCATTGTATATGCGTTGTTCGGGCATTTCGTTATGATGGATCCGATCTTCATCTGGGTGTCATCGCGATGGGATCCTGTGATCGTATCGACGGCATGCGTCCTTCTCGCGGTACAATCCATCGAGGAGCAGCTTATTATTATTACGGTAGGGTTCTTGCTTGGGGATGCGTTATTGCAAGGAATGACAGGAGGATTAGGAATCATATTAGGTTCGGCAGCATGGTATGACGGTTGGTGGATTTCAATCCTAACTGCAAGATTAACGGCGTGGTGTTTTGAGAGCGTCATGCAGCTCGGTAAGAATACGGCAGGTTTTTTCTATGAACGGTTTAAGAGTTGGAAGAAATAA
- the fni gene encoding type 2 isopentenyl-diphosphate Delta-isomerase, which translates to MRVSRKVEHLQHALQTGQSGKHGLSDIRFVHQCLPEQSLSSVSLESTIGELKLSSPIVINAMTGGALETEAINRDLAIAARETGIAMAVGSQMSALRHPEVRSSYTVVREMNPAGLVFANLGSEATVEQVKIAVDMLQANALQIHINPMQELIMPEGDRDFRGVLERIALIVQSIDVPVIVKEVGFGMTVDASKKLHEAGVSVIDVGGFGGTNFAAIENARREESIGWLNDWGIPTSCALLEVGQAILPNRIMASGGINHALDLCRALSIGAGAAGLAGTFLKTLKHEGTDAVIRQITQLHEQLSLIMTGLGASSISDLWHVPMIISGETAHWCYARGIDIRTYAQRQNPRLK; encoded by the coding sequence ATGCGTGTTTCGCGCAAAGTTGAGCATTTGCAGCATGCGCTGCAAACGGGCCAGAGCGGTAAACACGGACTTTCGGATATCCGGTTTGTGCATCAATGTCTGCCTGAGCAATCTCTCTCTTCCGTGTCACTCGAATCGACCATCGGCGAGCTCAAATTGAGTTCGCCGATTGTTATTAATGCGATGACTGGAGGAGCGCTAGAAACCGAGGCAATCAACCGTGATCTAGCTATTGCAGCAAGAGAGACTGGAATTGCTATGGCGGTCGGGTCTCAAATGTCTGCGCTAAGGCATCCGGAAGTACGTTCTAGTTATACGGTCGTTCGTGAGATGAATCCAGCGGGTCTTGTCTTCGCTAATTTAGGGAGTGAAGCGACGGTTGAGCAGGTCAAGATAGCCGTTGATATGCTTCAAGCAAATGCGCTGCAGATTCATATCAACCCGATGCAAGAGCTGATCATGCCGGAAGGAGATCGGGATTTTCGAGGAGTCTTGGAGCGTATCGCCCTTATTGTCCAGTCGATCGATGTTCCTGTCATCGTGAAGGAAGTTGGCTTCGGAATGACTGTCGATGCGAGCAAGAAGCTTCATGAAGCAGGGGTATCTGTCATCGATGTCGGAGGATTTGGTGGAACGAATTTCGCTGCGATCGAGAACGCTCGGCGTGAGGAATCGATAGGATGGCTTAACGACTGGGGAATTCCGACGAGTTGTGCGCTGTTGGAAGTAGGACAAGCTATTCTACCGAACCGGATTATGGCTTCCGGAGGCATTAATCATGCACTTGATCTATGCAGAGCGCTGTCGATTGGAGCCGGAGCTGCTGGCCTTGCAGGGACATTCCTAAAGACATTGAAGCACGAAGGGACCGATGCGGTTATTCGGCAGATTACGCAGCTTCATGAGCAGTTATCACTGATCATGACGGGGCTCGGTGCATCAAGTATTTCGGATCTTTGGCATGTACCGATGATTATTAGCGGTGAAACGGCACATTGGTGTTATGCCCGAGGAATAGATATTCGAACCTATGCGCAAAGGCAGAATCCTCGGTTAAAATAA
- the rpsA gene encoding 30S ribosomal protein S1: MSEENVQVEAVESQADLDNIVSIKKGDTVKGTIVKIEDNQAIVSFGYKYDGIIPIRELSSVQVDNAADAVQIGQEVECRVVTIDDQNEKMVLSKRQIDNENAWEQLQAKLDSGEVFEVVVADVVKGGLVADVGTRGFIPASMVERHFVEDFSDYKGKTLRVKVKELDRENNKVILSQKDVLDQEFEANKANIIANLQEGQEIDGTVQRLTQFGAFVDIGGVDGLVHVSELAWSHVEKPADVVQEGQSVRVKVLKVDPANGKISLSIKAAQPGPWDTAAGQFNIGDIVTGTVKRLVNFGAFVEIAPGVEGLVHISQIAHRHIGTPHEVLKEGQSVQVKILDLNVAEKRVSLSIKETEEAPAEAPKAEKQPKSSTRAPREEIKLNNPNVSLSNEGMSFSLAEKFGDKLSKFKN, encoded by the coding sequence ATGTCTGAAGAAAATGTGCAAGTAGAAGCGGTTGAGAGTCAAGCGGATCTCGACAACATCGTATCCATCAAAAAAGGGGACACGGTAAAAGGAACGATCGTTAAGATTGAGGATAACCAAGCCATTGTCAGCTTTGGATATAAATATGATGGTATTATCCCGATTCGCGAGTTGTCTTCTGTACAAGTTGATAATGCAGCGGATGCGGTACAAATTGGCCAAGAAGTGGAGTGTAGAGTCGTGACAATTGATGATCAAAACGAAAAAATGGTATTATCCAAGCGTCAAATCGATAACGAGAACGCATGGGAGCAATTGCAAGCGAAGCTAGACAGCGGCGAAGTATTCGAAGTTGTTGTAGCAGATGTGGTAAAAGGTGGCCTCGTTGCTGATGTAGGTACACGCGGTTTCATTCCAGCATCGATGGTAGAGCGTCATTTCGTTGAAGATTTCAGCGATTACAAAGGTAAAACGCTTCGCGTTAAAGTAAAAGAATTAGATCGTGAGAACAACAAAGTCATCTTGTCCCAAAAAGACGTATTGGATCAAGAGTTCGAAGCGAACAAAGCAAACATCATTGCGAACTTGCAAGAAGGTCAAGAAATCGACGGTACAGTGCAACGCTTGACACAATTCGGCGCTTTCGTTGATATCGGCGGCGTGGATGGTTTGGTTCACGTATCTGAGCTTGCTTGGTCTCATGTTGAGAAGCCAGCTGATGTTGTTCAAGAAGGTCAAAGCGTTCGCGTGAAAGTATTAAAAGTTGACCCAGCTAACGGTAAAATCAGCTTGAGTATCAAAGCTGCACAACCAGGTCCATGGGACACAGCGGCTGGACAATTCAATATTGGCGATATCGTAACAGGTACTGTTAAACGTCTTGTGAACTTCGGTGCATTCGTTGAAATCGCACCAGGTGTTGAAGGTCTTGTGCACATTTCTCAAATCGCACACCGTCATATCGGTACGCCGCATGAAGTATTGAAAGAAGGACAAAGCGTTCAAGTGAAAATCTTGGATCTGAATGTTGCTGAGAAACGCGTAAGCCTTAGCATCAAAGAAACAGAAGAAGCTCCAGCAGAAGCTCCTAAAGCTGAGAAGCAACCAAAATCTTCGACTAGAGCGCCTAGAGAAGAGATCAAATTGAACAACCCTAACGTATCGCTTAGCAACGAAGGCATGAGCTTCTCTCTTGCAGAGAAATTCGGCGACAAACTAAGCAAATTCAAAAACTAG
- a CDS encoding lysophospholipid acyltransferase family protein has translation MLYNFCRGLLRGLYRLLFRLEAIGAEHVPTEGGVLLCSNHVSLFDPPTVGVLLERKVHFMAKQELFKIPLFGKLIHELGAFPVKRGGVSKESIKISLNILRDGKVMGIFPEGSRHSEGEGKKGAASFALRSGAAVVPVAIIGNYRLFSKVKVVYGTPIDMTPFQEDPKTAVDTLTDEIMKQIEQLKHQYR, from the coding sequence ATGTTGTATAATTTTTGTAGAGGCCTTTTACGCGGATTATATCGATTATTGTTCCGTCTTGAAGCAATAGGCGCAGAACATGTGCCGACAGAAGGCGGCGTTCTGCTCTGTTCGAATCACGTTAGTTTATTCGATCCACCTACGGTGGGCGTTTTATTGGAACGTAAAGTGCACTTCATGGCCAAGCAGGAATTGTTCAAGATTCCGTTGTTCGGTAAGTTAATTCATGAACTTGGTGCATTCCCAGTCAAACGTGGCGGTGTAAGTAAAGAATCGATTAAGATCTCGCTGAATATTCTGCGCGACGGCAAGGTGATGGGGATTTTCCCGGAAGGTTCGCGTCATTCCGAAGGAGAAGGGAAGAAAGGGGCAGCAAGCTTCGCGCTTCGAAGCGGCGCCGCTGTCGTACCTGTAGCCATCATCGGCAACTATCGGCTGTTCAGTAAAGTGAAAGTGGTATATGGCACACCGATTGATATGACCCCTTTCCAAGAAGATCCGAAGACCGCAGTGGATACACTTACGGATGAGATCATGAAGCAAATCGAGCAATTAAAGCATCAATATCGATGA
- the cmk gene encoding (d)CMP kinase — translation MLNAQQGTLDKINIAIDGPAGAGKSTVARQVAKKLSYVYVDTGAMYRAVTWFMMGHGIPAGDTDRVLNAMKELHIELIPGEQTQQVIVNGEDVTSFIRTNEISQHASTYAKIGPLRSILVDMQRQMAAGKGVVMDGRDIGTHVLPQAELKIFLTASVEERALRRYQEIKDSQQITLEQLIHDIAARDRQDEQREVSPLVCAEDAISLDTTSMSIEEVVDQIIDYCRTKTDGAK, via the coding sequence TTGTTGAATGCGCAGCAAGGCACACTAGACAAGATCAACATTGCAATTGACGGCCCTGCAGGAGCAGGGAAGAGTACGGTAGCTCGTCAGGTCGCGAAGAAACTCTCCTATGTCTATGTAGACACAGGCGCGATGTATAGAGCTGTAACGTGGTTCATGATGGGGCATGGGATTCCAGCAGGGGATACCGATCGGGTTCTGAATGCGATGAAGGAGCTACATATTGAATTGATTCCCGGTGAACAGACACAACAGGTCATCGTGAATGGTGAAGATGTTACAAGCTTTATTCGTACGAACGAGATTAGTCAGCATGCGTCTACTTATGCCAAGATTGGTCCGCTTCGATCCATTCTCGTCGATATGCAGCGCCAGATGGCTGCAGGCAAAGGCGTAGTTATGGATGGCCGCGATATCGGTACACATGTGTTGCCGCAAGCTGAACTGAAAATTTTCCTGACAGCAAGTGTTGAGGAGAGAGCTCTGAGACGCTATCAAGAGATTAAAGATAGTCAGCAGATAACACTGGAGCAGCTCATCCATGATATTGCTGCACGTGATCGTCAAGATGAACAACGCGAAGTTTCACCGCTCGTCTGTGCTGAAGATGCGATTTCATTGGACACAACATCCATGAGCATTGAAGAAGTTGTGGATCAGATTATTGACTATTGCAGAACCAAAACGGATGGAGCGAAGTAA
- a CDS encoding flagellar brake protein, which yields MLPRVSDLVYIQVASADEQESHHEYKSRIVEMDETNLYIEIPLDERTGRYKPLHLGDELSVYFLTEGGVKNYFNTYVCGSRQDVVRMVAIKKPELESISKIQRRNFLRVTAELELAVKLMDQVQFIAITEDVSGGGISFRCDAKWSVKPGQQISCWLLIPYRNGTVEHAQFTAETVRIKPLTHDKQLVMMKFSEVVDMEQQKIIRFCFEKQFDYRKK from the coding sequence TTGTTACCTCGAGTAAGTGATCTGGTCTATATTCAAGTGGCATCGGCGGACGAACAGGAATCACACCATGAATATAAGTCCCGCATTGTAGAGATGGATGAGACCAATCTATACATTGAAATTCCGTTAGATGAACGAACGGGGCGATATAAGCCGCTTCATCTAGGCGATGAGCTTTCGGTTTATTTTCTGACGGAAGGCGGCGTGAAGAACTACTTTAATACTTATGTCTGCGGGTCCCGTCAGGATGTTGTTCGCATGGTAGCGATTAAGAAGCCGGAACTGGAGTCGATTTCGAAAATTCAACGACGCAATTTTTTGCGTGTCACCGCAGAATTAGAGCTCGCCGTGAAATTAATGGATCAAGTGCAGTTCATTGCGATTACAGAAGATGTGAGCGGGGGCGGGATCTCCTTTCGCTGCGACGCGAAGTGGAGTGTGAAGCCGGGTCAGCAAATATCCTGTTGGTTGTTGATTCCGTATCGTAACGGAACGGTTGAGCATGCACAATTCACGGCTGAGACAGTACGCATCAAACCGCTAACACATGACAAGCAGCTTGTTATGATGAAGTTCAGTGAAGTCGTAGATATGGAACAGCAGAAGATCATCCGTTTTTGCTTTGAGAAACAATTCGATTATCGTAAAAAATAA
- the ypeB gene encoding germination protein YpeB produces MYKRISAVLFPVVALILIATAYWGYQQYKQKNAVMLKAESQYQRAFHDLSYHVEKLHSELGNALAVNSASQGMHRKSLANVWRITSEAQNEINQLPLTLLPFSKTEDFLSHISNFSYKASMRDMTKEPLSKEELKMLKTLYTNSEDIANDLHKVQATALKNNMRWLDVEEVMASKTQKLDNSIIDGFKTVDKKVGNYPEINWGPAVNSVYSKRSVKMLAGQNVTKEEIKKKASTFLGDHKITDVKVVENGAKTEYASYSVTGKRKDTKTVVHLDYTKRGGHLTSYMDTRDIGAKKISKDQAMDAAQKFLNDHKYPEMVPVSYDEYDNIGSTIFVHKQHGILFYPERITVRIALDNGEVTGIQASDFEYKKHVLDKKKITPKLSVEQARKYLNPDLKERFNRLAIIENELGQQTLCYEFVGDINGTSYRIYLNAETGMEEHIEELKGMKQKKPA; encoded by the coding sequence ATGTATAAGCGAATTAGTGCAGTGTTATTTCCGGTTGTCGCCCTAATTTTGATTGCGACTGCTTACTGGGGCTATCAACAGTATAAGCAGAAGAATGCCGTCATGTTGAAGGCGGAAAGTCAATATCAGAGAGCGTTCCATGATCTCTCGTATCATGTGGAGAAATTACATAGTGAATTAGGTAATGCGCTCGCAGTAAATTCAGCTTCACAAGGAATGCATCGTAAGAGTCTGGCTAATGTATGGCGAATAACAAGTGAGGCGCAGAATGAGATTAACCAGCTTCCTTTGACTTTATTGCCTTTCAGCAAAACAGAGGATTTTCTGTCCCATATTTCTAACTTCTCTTACAAAGCTTCGATGCGCGATATGACGAAGGAGCCGCTTAGTAAAGAAGAGCTGAAAATGCTCAAAACGTTGTATACGAATTCAGAGGATATTGCCAATGATCTTCACAAGGTACAAGCAACGGCGTTGAAGAATAACATGCGCTGGCTGGATGTGGAGGAAGTCATGGCGAGCAAGACGCAGAAGCTGGATAATTCCATCATCGATGGATTTAAAACCGTTGACAAAAAGGTTGGGAATTACCCTGAGATTAACTGGGGGCCGGCCGTAAACAGCGTCTATAGCAAGCGTTCGGTAAAAATGTTAGCTGGCCAAAATGTGACCAAGGAAGAGATTAAGAAGAAGGCATCTACGTTCCTCGGCGACCATAAGATTACGGATGTCAAAGTGGTTGAGAACGGGGCAAAGACAGAATACGCCTCCTACTCGGTCACAGGTAAACGGAAAGATACGAAGACGGTCGTTCATCTAGATTACACCAAACGTGGAGGCCATCTCACGAGTTACATGGATACACGGGATATTGGTGCGAAGAAAATTTCGAAGGATCAGGCGATGGATGCGGCGCAGAAGTTCCTGAACGATCATAAATATCCTGAGATGGTGCCGGTAAGTTATGATGAATATGACAACATCGGCAGTACAATCTTCGTGCATAAGCAGCATGGTATTCTCTTCTACCCCGAGCGTATTACCGTACGGATTGCTCTCGATAATGGTGAAGTTACAGGGATCCAAGCCAGTGATTTTGAATATAAGAAGCATGTTCTCGATAAGAAGAAAATTACACCGAAGCTTAGCGTAGAACAAGCACGGAAATATTTGAACCCAGACCTGAAGGAAAGATTCAATCGGTTAGCGATCATCGAAAATGAGCTTGGACAGCAAACATTGTGCTATGAGTTCGTAGGGGATATTAACGGTACTAGCTATCGTATATACCTCAATGCGGAGACGGGAATGGAAGAACATATTGAAGAGTTAAAAGGTATGAAGCAGAAGAAACCAGCATAA
- the prsW gene encoding glutamic-type intramembrane protease PrsW yields the protein MPLFSILTAAIAPGIALLVYFYLKDRYDSEPISMVVKIFLLGFLIVLPIMIIQHGIQLWLGDNPYLFSFGISAGVEEAVKWFVIYHIVYNHTEFDEPYDGILYTVAVSLGFATIENLMYAWYSHPSFGTLLIRALLPVSGHALFGVMMGYYFGKAKFTEGKRKRRYLLYAVIVPLFWHGVYDYVLLTFKTYWIWYIVPLMIYLWYRGMMNVKSANSRSPFRLLKREEIQD from the coding sequence GTGCCATTGTTCTCAATACTAACGGCAGCAATCGCGCCGGGTATCGCGTTGCTTGTGTATTTCTATTTGAAAGATCGTTATGACAGTGAGCCTATCTCCATGGTGGTCAAAATATTTTTGCTCGGATTTCTCATTGTCCTGCCGATTATGATCATCCAGCATGGAATCCAGCTCTGGTTAGGGGATAATCCTTACTTATTCTCCTTCGGTATATCCGCGGGCGTTGAGGAAGCTGTTAAATGGTTCGTGATCTATCACATTGTTTATAATCATACGGAATTCGATGAACCTTATGATGGTATTCTCTATACCGTTGCGGTTTCGCTCGGATTTGCAACGATAGAAAATCTTATGTACGCCTGGTACAGCCATCCTTCGTTTGGCACTTTATTGATACGTGCGCTGTTGCCTGTTTCGGGACATGCACTATTTGGTGTCATGATGGGGTATTATTTTGGCAAAGCAAAATTCACAGAAGGGAAACGCAAGAGACGATACTTGCTATATGCAGTGATTGTTCCGCTCTTTTGGCATGGCGTATATGACTATGTACTACTTACGTTCAAAACGTATTGGATCTGGTATATCGTTCCCCTCATGATCTATCTATGGTATCGCGGGATGATGAATGTGAAGAGTGCGAACTCTCGCTCGCCGTTCCGTCTACTAAAACGTGAGGAAATACAAGATTAA
- a CDS encoding genetic competence negative regulator encodes MKIERLSTNKIRIFLTFDDLSERGIQKEDMWREIPKVHELFSEMMDQAYTELGFDPTGPLAVEVFALPAQGMVVIVTRGKYDVPSLGVNLEDELEEEVYEMEVTMEQSDTIMYAFADFEHLIDLAHLIAPHVEEEGKLYYYKDRYILHLEPKDLEQSAYNALIALLAEYGEATSVTPAVLDEYAKVVMPSNAVGTICAHFTPLQ; translated from the coding sequence ATGAAAATAGAACGCCTAAGTACCAATAAGATACGGATTTTCCTTACGTTCGATGACTTGTCAGAGCGCGGAATCCAAAAAGAAGATATGTGGAGAGAAATCCCTAAAGTCCATGAATTGTTCAGCGAAATGATGGATCAAGCCTATACGGAACTTGGATTCGATCCAACAGGACCGCTAGCTGTTGAAGTGTTTGCACTGCCCGCGCAAGGTATGGTGGTCATCGTGACCCGTGGAAAATATGATGTTCCTTCTTTAGGAGTGAATTTAGAAGACGAGTTAGAAGAGGAAGTCTATGAGATGGAAGTAACAATGGAACAGAGCGATACCATTATGTACGCCTTCGCTGACTTCGAGCATTTGATCGACCTCGCTCATTTGATTGCACCACATGTCGAGGAAGAAGGCAAGTTATATTATTATAAAGACCGTTACATTCTGCATCTCGAGCCAAAGGATTTAGAACAAAGCGCATATAATGCACTAATAGCACTGCTTGCGGAATATGGTGAGGCGACTTCCGTGACGCCAGCCGTACTCGATGAGTATGCCAAAGTCGTAATGCCGTCGAATGCAGTCGGCACCATTTGCGCTCATTTCACACCGCTGCAGTAA
- a CDS encoding polysaccharide deacetylase family protein: MKLTPSKWILLITLVISLTACGQQTEQQSQAENQPKAISESKPSAVTNEPQKQAEKPVEEPLNNDNQVAKTYIMNKVYNIVPAKDGTEKKVVLLTFDDGPKDEKMINRLIDTLDKHHAKAIFFVNGYRVKAHPELLKLIHDREQVIGNHSWDHINLKKESEASIKKQIEDVQKIVKDTVGESPKFFRPPFGLGNDTVRSIVKNNGMLFMTWSNGSLDWDSKNKNKPDAVIKNVLEQLHPGSNILMHELPWTVDASDELLTKLEDKGYSFVNPLAIDIGEDIQ, from the coding sequence ATGAAGCTTACGCCCTCAAAATGGATCCTTCTGATCACACTTGTCATTAGCCTGACTGCTTGCGGTCAACAAACCGAGCAACAAAGCCAAGCGGAGAATCAGCCAAAAGCAATATCGGAATCTAAACCTTCTGCGGTAACCAACGAACCCCAAAAACAAGCTGAAAAACCTGTTGAGGAACCACTAAACAACGATAACCAGGTTGCTAAAACGTACATAATGAACAAAGTCTATAACATTGTTCCTGCAAAGGACGGGACGGAGAAAAAAGTCGTCCTGCTTACGTTCGATGATGGACCCAAGGATGAGAAAATGATCAATCGCCTGATCGATACGTTGGACAAACACCATGCCAAAGCGATTTTTTTTGTCAATGGATATCGTGTCAAAGCGCATCCGGAGCTGCTAAAGCTGATCCACGATCGGGAACAAGTGATAGGCAACCATAGCTGGGATCACATCAATCTGAAGAAGGAATCCGAAGCCAGCATCAAAAAACAAATTGAAGATGTGCAGAAGATTGTCAAAGATACCGTCGGTGAATCACCGAAATTCTTCAGGCCGCCTTTCGGACTAGGGAATGACACTGTGCGCAGCATCGTAAAGAATAATGGGATGCTGTTCATGACATGGTCAAATGGATCCCTCGATTGGGACTCGAAGAACAAAAATAAACCTGATGCGGTCATCAAAAACGTGCTCGAACAGCTCCATCCTGGCAGTAACATTCTGATGCACGAGCTGCCATGGACAGTCGATGCCTCAGATGAACTGCTGACCAAATTGGAAGACAAAGGCTATAGCTTCGTAAATCCGCTAGCTATTGATATCGGCGAAGACATCCAGTAA